taagaccagccatctttgtgaatactgagattgcaaccgagagaatgatatcccactgtggtcgccaatttgtagatgggaaaaaacgatttactggtttttacggaatcaaGGAGATGACCATGcgaaggagactccttgaaccgagcaaatgctcaacctcacacagatgcactccaagaagggagtgctttaagttcgagagatcaatctgtagaactatggcctaaaccaagataatggtcgttccagagtcaattcggccacaagagaggatgggtcgatctataggagggaagttgagaaatgtgtgagatcaatggtgatcgagattgtaggtgtattatgtattctgcgtaagaaagttctgaatgatttaatttactcagttgagagtgattgctcagacgatgagctCGTGTAGTctaaagattgtctgtatgaacttgtcgagaaattcttgtctgtttcaatcatgattcaaagacatTTTATATTAATGGAATTCTAAAAcatcttgatcccatgaagtgtgacagtttttgaaatcaaagagtggggaagtaggAAGTCGTGTCagaaccagttgctcatcgtgcggagacttggttgatttcccatccactactttgctaactcctccaactgattgcacgacttgctcacattctcgtcgtgtgtatgaacacacgtgtcatagacTGCCAGacgaaaaccctagttaatatcccccatatgacatgattgacatctcgtgattgtggagtcagttgctgactttatggtatgatgagtccttgtattgctgagttgaacgtgatttgcaaatgttctgagactcatgaattgaacatgcccgCTGAGAAAAaagtatattgtcgaataaatgttgataacataaggtgagaaaatgtttctgaattgtttaatattgatagttgaaccaatattccttaatctgggcaaatattgctcgtatgagcaagtgttgctcgtctgatgaattgttgatgTCAGGACCAGataagataaaatattaatttaagacacTGGCAGCTAGACCGatcataataataaaagtgttgatcacgggatcatcataaaattattagtatttgaatctgctcagaattatgttttgcagagctctggattcgaaaccctaatttttgatcaatcagtcctaatttttgatcaatcagtgatttattgaaaataaaccacAGAGTGaatgagggaccggctacatgggatgacgagtcgaccatgtaacacccagatgctcaaatgagcaaaataccaaagtctcctgaagactagttggtgaaaggatgattaaatgctggtttaatcatttattgaaataatgctcgtgtgagcgttcggtagtaaaacctgattatggagagatgagggaccgaccaaggagtcatgggaccggcttttggtggtcgtgggaccagctgatggtcgtttgagcaaactcccagttgtttgagaagagtttggacacaatatgagcaattgagcaaattaggtcaaacttattaaaacacgtgggaccggctatttgcaagccctaggccagccttggttggtcaaggagacatgcccgtgtcaccataatgttcgtgtctcagtcccgagagtttcgatattttctgatgcgcgtttgagcaacattttgagaaaatatgaaggattcagggtcttGCTGAAaccggggaatcttcatgagatgatgaaacataattaataaaatagggtattgcaaggtgtgggaccggccacggctagggcatggccgtccagcttgcaagctcggtcccgcaacacctttcccaattttatgtattttccctgatgtgaaggaaataccatgaaactgaggaatttcatgaggttagggaatttccatgagattatggaaataataataataaaaaaagggagtcatgaagtgtgggaccggatatggccaatgagcccggtcccaaggcacttccctaattttataatatttttcatgattttagggaaatatcataaaaccaaggagtttgttgtaaccaaggaatttgttgaaatcaaggagtttccatgagatgagggaaacataaataataataataaaataaggggagtgtgggaccggctagggcccggtcccacgagtttccacaattttatattatttttcatgacttgagggaaatttcatgaacttaaggagttttcatgaaacgaaggatatgtgctcaaatgaagagattttcatcagatcaaggaaaataataaaaatacgataaaatataaaattaggcgtgggactggccacggcaccactggccggccggtgggcccagtcccctggcgtctcaattaataatttattattttcttcctactctgcataggttcatcgttccttcgtgttttggaatgctcgttcgtgcattcaggtgctcgttcgtgcattattgctgagtatacttgcaccattttggtcggggcttactcggtagcggctcagatgcccgtacgttgaacatttatcactaacccgtggaattttgctgggatgaaccacgaattgaagtgacgaaatattacgaagaatcgtagaatattgttgaatattcagttaacgattagagataattaattgatggatctatactagcaggcatgctgtctaggagcattaattatctgagaattgagaaacatgagcttgttgaaacgtcttatttcctttatatagtcatggaaaaccttgttgcaccctgaagacgttattgctctatactagcaggcaagttgtctaggagccgtccaatccttcgattctatatagaagtaattactgaaattgctcagtatttatgagatgtgtcgttgcctcagctgagagactacacatctacatataatgtaagagacagtattctcagtcagagattttttgGCATTAGCTTTCATGCTtgaatgagagacatgagcctcaatactcatctgattgctggatcaggagcatgtataattatggttttacgattttagcctttatcaaaaatccaccatctacaagcaatatgttgtttttgttttaacCTGAAAGCAGGACTACCAGAAAAATCTAAACTTCAAGATTGCTCAAGTTTCTCTTTGAAACTATTATGACCTATCCAAGTTCTGAAAAACTCAAAAGGTCTCAATAAGAATTTAGGAATAGGATCTGTTATAAGAAGAATAGGAGAATGATCAGAGGCAATGAAATTTAGATGCAAAAGTTTAGCAATAGATAAATTCAAAGACCAATCATTGTTGCTAAGATCCATGTCTAGACTAGATTTTCTAGTTCCAGTTCCAAAGGATTTACTAGTCCAAGTATAATCCTTACCTTCATAACCAATACCCACTAGACCTGCATCACTAACTTTATTTTGCACCCACCTATCATAAGTGTTGTTATTGCTATCTAAGTGAAAAATTAAAATCTCCAATTATAATCCAGGGTTGTTGAACATCTCTACTGAATTCAGTTAAAAAGTTCCGTTGAACTTTCTTAGGTTCTGAGTATGTAGAACCATACATAAAAGAGAACAAAGCTTTAGGCTTACTAGGATCAAGTTGGATAACAATATGAATAATGTTATTTTCACATCCTATAATTTCAACATCAATACCATCCTTCCACATTAATATAAGACCCCCCGCATAACCAACCCTATCAATGCAGGTAAAATTCAGATAATGAACAGATTGAGCTACATGTTTCATTCTACTTTCAcaattttggtttcatgataAGATAAAATCATGATTTTTAGACTTAACTAGATTTTAAACTGGTTTTTTAGTAAAATTGTTAGCAATACCCTGCACATTCCAAGAAATGATTTtcatttaaaaaaagaaaaaactaaatttAAACAAAAGTATAGTAGAAAGATGTTTTACCTCAACTCCCTTAGTGCTTCTAGCTTGGTTATCTCCTGCTGTGATATGCTAGTTGTTTGTGAGTTCATAGGTATGTCTGCATCATCTTCATGTTCCAAAACATGGGCATCTGGACATTCTTTTCTCTGCCTTTTTCCAAGTCTTTCCTTACAAGTATTCTCATCTTGTCTCTCACTCTGAGTTGAGCTGGAACCTATCATATATCCATCCTTTTGGTGGAACAAATACATTGACTTTAATATTATTCTTCTGAGTGAACTTAGGTACTTGATATCCTCCTCTTGTAATCACCAACTGCTTCCATCCATTTTTCTTGACTTCTCCAAAATAATGAGGTTTGGCATGAGACTTTGCTAAGTAGTCAGTAGCAGCCTTACATGCTTCTTTAGTGTGgttgagaatatagaaattgggATTGATTCTGTGAGGTTGCTTCTCATAGAAGAACTTAATCCATCTAGTAGACCCAGCATTAGTAATTTCCATCACACCTCTTCTCAATGGGAAATTAATATACACTTTAATTGGATCTCCTCCTTTTGGCACTCCATCAGCTGGCTCAATTTCCAACACTTCACCCATAATCTTTCCAATCTTAGTTATAGCAGCAGTATTCATATTTTATGGAAGAATTTTCTTAACCTGAATCCAAAAATAGTGTGTACCCCAATCCAAATCTTGGTAAACCATTCCTGAGTCATATAACCTGAGATTGATAAGATAAACCATTAATACTCCAAGGGCGAGAATCAAAAACTTTTTTCTGAGTATCCTTATCCTTGAATCGAAACTCAATGATATTATCATCTAATTCAAAAACCTTAAGACCTCCTGAAGGAATGAAATCCCAGGTGAATCCAGTGTTCATCTCCACAGTTTTCAAACCCATCTTTCCTTCAATAATTATTTTACCAGTAAGACTAATTTCTTCCTCCTCATTATATTTCTCCTCAGCATCATCAGCTTGGTGATAAACAACTTCCTCAATGTCCCCCAAATCCAAAGCATCTTGCATAAATTTAGaagttgtagatggggcaaaacgagttgctggtttttacggaattgaggagatgaccgtgcggaggaaactccttgaaccgagaaaactgttaaacctcacacagatgcactgcaaaaagggagtgctttgaatttgagagatcaatctgtaggactccggcctaaaccaagacaatggactttccagagtcaattctgtcacaagagaggatgggtcgatctgtatgagggaagctgagaaatttatgagatcaatggtgatcgaagattctagatgtgttgtgtattctgcgtaaagaaataagataagctatgattgattgaatttgctctattgagagtgattgctcagacgttgagttgttaatctcgtgttgtctgcttGGAAAAAGATTGTccccttttcaatcatgattcaaagacttatttatattgctagaattgtaaacaccttgatcacatgaagtgtgacagttgctgaagtaaaagagtggggaagtggaaatcgtgttaaaaccagttgctcatcatgcggagacttggttgattttccacccactactttgctaactccttcaactgattgcacgacttgctcacattctcatcgtgtgtatgaacacacgtgccgtagaccaccagaacaaaaccctagttaatatcccccatgtgacacgattgatgtctcgtggttgtggagtctgcaaagcagacgtgtatttagttagtaagttgctgacttcatgggacgatgattccttgtatcgctgagtcgaacgtgatttgcaaatgttctgagactcatgaatcgaacgtatctgttgagacagaggtataattctcgagtgaatgttgatagttaaggtgagaaaatattgctcgatgaattgttgaatattaatagttgaaccattATTCCTTagcctgagcaaatattgctcatctgagcaagtgttgttcgtttgatgaattattggtagcataaccaaataaaatattattttaagatactggaaattgaaccgagtataattaataaaatgttgatcatggtatcgtcgtaaaattattagcgttcgaatttggaattatgaaccttggactcgaaaccctaatttgatcaattgatggtttattgaaaattaaccacggaGTGAAAGAGGGACCAACTACATGGcatgatgggtcgaccatgtagcgcccacatgattggtgaaagaatgattaaatgctggtctaatcatttattaaaataatgctcgtttgagccttaggtgataaaacctaattaattatgaagagatgagggaccgaccaaggggtcatgaaaccggccctagttggtcacgggatcgactgacgatcattccatgaaattccaagttgtttggaaagattatggacctaatacgtgcaattctgcaaattaggtcaaattgtgaaaatgcgtgggactGGCTCCTTGCAAGAAAAAGAGACAACCTTGGtaggtcaaggtaatatgctcacgtTTCCAAAGTGTCTGTGTCTcactcctgagaattttgatattttctggtgtgcgtttgagtaacattttgagaaaatatgaaaacatcaaggattttgctgaaactgaggaaacttcataagatgaaggaaataatgataataaaaatgaaggaatcatgaagtgtgggaccgtctatgaccaagacatggccggccggccaataagcacggtcccatggcattttcctaattttatattattttcatgattttaggaaaatatcatgaaatcaaggagttttgttgaaatcaaggagtttccttgaagtgaaggagtttccatgagatgagggaaacaaataatattaagaataataaaataagggcgtgtgggaccggcttgggcatggtcggccggctagaggccggtcccgtgagttttccctaattttatattgttttcatgatttgaaggaaatttcatgagatcaagaaatttcatgggatcaaggaaataataataataaaataataaagaattcAAGGTGTGGGAAtcgccacaactagggcatgaccgtccggctagTAGGCTTGGGCCCGCGtacctttcctaattatttattattttcttgatgtgaaggaaacaccataaaactgagaagtttccttgaaacgaatgaattttgttcaaatgagcgaattttcatgagatcaaggaaaataataaaaatatgataaaatatagaattgggtatgggactggccacggcacgaccggccggacGATGGGCCCAGTCTCCcggcgccttgattaatattttattatttattattttcttcctatttttgcataggttcatcgttccttcgtctTTTGtaatgctcgttagtgcattattgctgagtacacttgcaccattttagtcggggcttactcgatagtggctcagaggcctgtacattgaatatttattactaacgcatggaattctgctgagaagaatcatgaattgaagtaacaaaatattatgaataatgtggaatattttccagggattcaatcaatgaatctaataatttaggaACAATTAATTAatgactctatactagtacgaacGTCTAGGAGTATAAaatattcaggaattgagtgatatgagcttgttggtgatggaaccttggtcgttttaggattcGTGGGTccggcccaaaaaggaaatccttgtggaattaggttttggaaataaaatttgatataaaaggaactAATTCCTCCTTTTTTTATTCCACCTatacgaccaccaccttcatcacctctTTATCTCCTTcacgtcttttttttttgtgtacgcCGGAGCCGACCGTCACCACCCATAGTTGGCCGAATTCCGGCCAactccggcgccgaccaggtacgtcaattatttatttttatttttgatgctccatgagttgttcatgccttTTCATGTAGAGATTATGTatgtatatacatgtgcatatataatTGTGAGTTTTgcagaaaacccttgttttgaaaacgtatgtCCGTTCATTCAATCGTtagttttaagaaactagtaaaaaatccctgatttaggagagattttttttatatatagacctgTTTATAGtgataaaatattgtttatgagctttcatggaaaccaaaacattatcttaaaaggtgtgaattttcacaaatcgaaataaaccctcgtttcaaagatgaacgatcgtacgaaggaaaaataggatatatatttttttgttgacAGAACCGTGGAATATCCACAATTTTATTCACGTGACTTTCTGCTCACgcccaaaaaaaaatttaaaaagattTACGTGAGTAAATCAcgcttttttttgtatatatatgaatacatatttttgaaaatcaaagccTGACTTTGAGTAATATTTTttagaagtaaacaattatttatggtaATATATTGTTTTGATGTGAACTTTTCATAACTCAATGGTGAACGTTCACACGGTAGAAATtatgtttatgattttatgaaaaattaggtTTCAAAGCTAAAGTTTTGGTCGCTTTGTAGGTTTCAAGAAACGAGAgctttgaagtattaactcttaTATCAGAATCACTATTGTTAACGAAATCATAAACAAGTAGgggttgaggattaccatttcaTTGTGAAATTGATATTGGCATATCCATGATTCCGCGTTTCTGGtttcagataatggtgacttccagcagtGATTATTCCTCTAGCTCTTCCGATGAAGATTCCAGGATTCATGTGGCCAAAGCACGTGCCAGTATGGATCATGCTAAGAATATAATAAATAGCATGCCCCTCGATGAGCTGAAAGCCTCCCGTGATGAACTCTTGAATAGGAAGGCCCGAGAAGAGATAATAGCTAATTATCGGGAGAAAAGACGTAGAGTTCAGCGGAAAATGCTAGAATCTGAGGAGAGACTCcgatctcgtcctgatggtgtagCCTCATACTCAGATCCCTCATATGTTTAGGAAGGACCCTAGGAGCCGGAGGAACGCAGGAGTAGGACGTATCCACCTCACAGGGAGATTGAGCGGCAGGTTAAGGCCGATCTTCAAGCTGAATGTGACGAAGAAGATTACTGGAATGTAATAAATGGTGATCTCATCGAGGATGAATTCTCTAGTTCGGACAGTGACTCTGAGAAAGAGTTTGAAGGAGAAtctttagatgatgatgatgatgatgacgaatcGGATGACTCTGACGATTAGTCTTGCTCATGATCTTTGTTAAACATTTGAATATTTTTTCTTAGTCTTTGTAGTAGACATCTCTTTAATTATTTGAACAGTTTCACTTCagaattaggattttatttttgaatgAAAAACCCTTTTATTAATATTGATTCTTCTTGATTGAGTTGAACGAAATGGACCAATGTTCATGCGCCAAAATCCATCATGATCCCTTGGTAATAACATCCTATGGCGAAAGCGTTAGAACGTGTGAATATCACATGTGTGACATGTATAAAGTCGTGGGGCTCTTCTATGACCGCATCTGGTCATCATCAGTCCCCAATACATTATTTTCCTTCATGCCTCCAGTATTGATCTGGTTTgtaacttagggtttcagtaaaactcgcaacTGAATTGACCATTTGTAGAGGATAAGTGCTCACTGTATCTTGTATATATCTCCAAGACTTATGATTTATCATTTACGCaaatatttcctccattcctgAGTTAGTTTCATCGTAAAGAGGAAATTTTGAT
This portion of the Papaver somniferum cultivar HN1 chromosome 11, ASM357369v1, whole genome shotgun sequence genome encodes:
- the LOC113324338 gene encoding nucleolar transcription factor 1-like: MVTSSSDYSSSSSDEDSRIHVAKARASMDHAKNIINSMPLDELKASRDELLNRKAREEIIANYREKRRRVQRKMLESEERLRSRPDGVKADLQAECDEEDYWNVINGDLIEDEFSSSDSDSEKEFEGESLDDDDDDDESDDSDD